In a genomic window of Bemisia tabaci chromosome 1, PGI_BMITA_v3:
- the LOC109039124 gene encoding uncharacterized protein, translating into MIFVGYCKNSKGYRLIDPQNPKKVTTSRDVIFLETSLGAAQPEVNGNAHSPDLISPISDEDTSSSENDSQFSSNSKLDDSSSSDSESSASSLSEEVSSEDNYSESSSVSLTSTTLEGQDQEVSERRFPTRIREIPKRLADYVLNLASTSSVCR; encoded by the coding sequence ATGATCTTCGTCGGGTACTGTAAAAATTCAAAGGGCTATAGACTCATTGATCCTCAAAACCCTAAGAAAGTGACCACATCCAGagatgttatttttttggaaacatctCTTGGTGCAGCTCAACCAGAAGTAAACGGCAACGCTCACTCTCCTGACCTGATTTCACCAATTTCTGATGAAGACACCTCATCAAGTGAAAATGATTCGcagttttcttccaattccAAACTGGATGACTCATCATCAAGTGACAGTGAATCAAGTGCCTCATCGTTAAGTGAAGAAGTCTCTTCTGAAGACAACTACAGTGAATCCAGCTCTGTTTCATTGACCTCAACCACACTTGAAGGACAAGACCAAGAAGTCTCTGAGCGACGATTTCCTACCAGAATTCGAGAAATCCCCAAACGGCTGGCGGATTATGTACTTAACCTTGCAAGCACCAGTTCTGTGTGTAGATGA